In Rhizobium sp. ZPR4, a genomic segment contains:
- the rplI gene encoding 50S ribosomal protein L9 encodes MEVILLERISKLGQMGETVKVRDGFARNYLLPLGKALRANAANKARFEAERATLEARNLERKSEAQKVADVLGGKSFIVVRSAGETGQLYGSVAARDVVEILAAEGFNIGRSQVHLNTPIKAIGLHQVAIALHSEVEINVELNVARSAEEAERQSKGETLTSADAIYGVDEDALRPEDFFDPEAERDGDEEA; translated from the coding sequence ATGGAAGTCATTCTCCTCGAACGCATCTCCAAGCTCGGCCAGATGGGCGAAACCGTCAAGGTTCGTGACGGCTTTGCTCGTAACTACCTGCTGCCGCTTGGTAAGGCACTGCGCGCCAACGCCGCCAACAAGGCCCGTTTCGAAGCCGAGCGCGCCACGCTCGAAGCTCGTAACCTCGAGCGCAAGAGCGAAGCACAGAAGGTTGCCGACGTTCTCGGCGGCAAGTCCTTCATCGTCGTTCGCTCGGCTGGCGAAACCGGCCAGCTCTACGGCTCGGTCGCCGCTCGTGACGTCGTCGAAATCCTCGCTGCCGAAGGCTTCAACATCGGCCGCAGCCAGGTTCACCTGAACACGCCGATCAAGGCCATCGGCCTGCACCAGGTTGCCATCGCGCTTCACTCCGAAGTCGAAATCAACGTCGAGCTCAACGTTGCCCGTTCCGCTGAAGAAGCAGAACGTCAGTCCAAGGGTGAAACCCTCACCTCCGCCGACGCCATCTACGGCGTTGACGAAGACGCTCTGCGTCCGGAAGACTTCTTCGATCCGGAAGCTGAGCGCGACGGCGACGAAGAAGCTTGA
- a CDS encoding MFS transporter: MSGEPGPVANAEANAVPAAPPPMPGWKVPLYIAASVMFFLTQGLGLNLAFANLTQIQGTIAATTTESAWLSAAYMAPNVSLAIALVKIRLQYGVRNFAEVSILGFVLASLLNLFVSDLHSAIVVRFLSGIAGAPLSTLGFLYMLEAFEPAKKMTIGVSLAMMNTLLAAPITRLVSPSLLDYGEWRGLYTLEMALALLVMPIIYLLPLTPPPRVKVIVLGDIFSYLLVAIGFGCLAVALSVGRLYWWLEVPWLGVVLAIAVASLTIAIVVELRRSTPLIDVRWLLRPEILHLTAILLIFRIIAAEQTSVVMTFYQNAVGLLYDQLSMLYWIILAFSVIGGLICTVFMSYGFSWQIQFVALILMGVGALMDSQVTNLTRPEQMYLSQALVAAGAALFLPPSMSEGFKAAITKGPPYLVTFFVVFTFTQSIGGLIGSAFYGTLITIREKFHSAVLTERVLLTDPHVAERVSQLSSSYGKVIGDSALLKGEGVALLGAQVSREANMLAYGDAFFVAAVIAFLSLAGLSIHVLFRFVRARLADDRLQVVTSNQ, encoded by the coding sequence ATGAGCGGTGAGCCAGGCCCGGTCGCCAACGCGGAAGCCAACGCCGTTCCTGCCGCTCCACCGCCTATGCCGGGCTGGAAAGTGCCGCTCTATATTGCGGCATCGGTCATGTTCTTCTTGACCCAGGGCCTGGGTCTCAATCTCGCCTTCGCCAATCTCACGCAGATCCAGGGAACCATTGCGGCAACGACCACAGAGTCCGCATGGCTCTCCGCCGCCTATATGGCGCCCAATGTCAGCCTCGCCATCGCGCTGGTGAAGATCCGTCTCCAATATGGCGTGCGCAATTTCGCCGAGGTCAGCATTCTCGGCTTCGTGCTCGCCTCGCTGCTCAATCTCTTCGTTTCCGATCTGCATTCGGCGATTGTCGTCCGTTTCCTGAGCGGCATCGCCGGCGCACCGCTCTCGACGCTCGGCTTCCTTTATATGCTGGAGGCTTTCGAGCCGGCGAAGAAGATGACGATCGGCGTTAGCCTGGCGATGATGAATACGCTGCTTGCTGCGCCCATCACTCGCCTCGTATCGCCCTCGCTGCTGGATTATGGCGAATGGCGCGGCCTCTACACGCTTGAAATGGCATTGGCGTTGCTGGTCATGCCGATCATCTACCTGCTGCCGCTGACGCCGCCGCCGCGTGTCAAGGTCATCGTCCTGGGCGATATCTTCAGCTATCTCCTTGTGGCGATCGGTTTCGGCTGTCTGGCTGTCGCCCTGTCGGTCGGGCGCCTCTACTGGTGGCTGGAGGTGCCATGGCTCGGGGTCGTCTTGGCGATTGCCGTCGCGTCCCTGACCATCGCCATCGTCGTCGAATTGAGACGCTCGACGCCTCTGATCGACGTTCGCTGGCTGCTTCGGCCGGAAATTCTGCATCTGACGGCGATCCTTTTGATCTTCCGCATCATTGCGGCCGAGCAGACTTCGGTCGTCATGACCTTTTATCAGAACGCGGTCGGACTGCTCTACGATCAGCTCTCCATGCTCTATTGGATCATCCTGGCCTTCTCCGTCATCGGTGGTCTCATCTGTACCGTGTTCATGAGCTATGGCTTCAGCTGGCAGATCCAGTTCGTCGCGCTTATCCTGATGGGGGTGGGCGCGCTGATGGATTCGCAGGTAACGAACCTGACCCGTCCCGAGCAGATGTATCTCAGCCAGGCGCTGGTCGCGGCCGGCGCGGCGCTTTTTCTGCCGCCATCCATGTCGGAGGGTTTCAAGGCCGCCATCACCAAAGGGCCGCCTTATCTGGTGACCTTCTTCGTCGTCTTCACCTTTACGCAGAGCATAGGTGGTCTCATCGGCTCGGCCTTTTACGGTACGCTGATCACCATTCGCGAAAAGTTCCATTCCGCCGTGCTGACCGAACGCGTGCTGCTGACCGATCCGCATGTGGCCGAGCGCGTCAGCCAGCTTTCATCCTCCTATGGCAAAGTGATTGGCGACAGCGCGCTTCTGAAGGGAGAGGGGGTGGCGCTACTCGGCGCGCAGGTCAGCCGCGAGGCCAACATGCTTGCCTATGGGGATGCATTTTTCGTCGCCGCCGTGATCGCCTTCCTTTCCCTTGCCGGCCTATCAATCCATGTTCTCTTCCGCTTCGTCAGGGCTCGCCTGGCCGACGATCGGTTGCAGGTCGTGACATCTAACCAATGA
- a CDS encoding DUF2232 domain-containing protein: protein MKKLNAKELGIGALAGLTAALLVYGATVQPLLFILFGALSALPILIVGLGWGNMAVIVAVAAAGIVGTIIGPSIYFGLFVLLLTLIPAWLSHLANLARPASELGGPDNLMAWYPLSDIMLHLCGLAAVVIIVAGAVMGYGADLVGQVVDAYITAVNQQSPDLQLNPVAIAKMKSLMLYMIPIAWGMIWVMMLLAAYYVATRIVAASSHNLRPREDIPSALRMNRNAIFVFLVAIVAIFFGGVLGLIAAAVLGAFGAGFIVSGFASLHYRTRGKDWRLPVLIICYLMTFLLTLPLLIILVLGLYDTRKAISLTPNKNADTPKQDTKI, encoded by the coding sequence GTGAAGAAGTTGAACGCAAAAGAGCTTGGCATCGGCGCGCTCGCCGGTCTGACCGCCGCCCTACTCGTGTATGGCGCGACGGTGCAGCCATTGCTGTTCATCCTGTTCGGCGCGCTTTCCGCTCTTCCGATCCTGATCGTCGGCCTCGGCTGGGGCAATATGGCCGTCATCGTCGCCGTCGCGGCGGCCGGCATCGTCGGCACGATCATCGGGCCCTCGATCTATTTCGGGCTGTTTGTCCTGCTGCTGACGCTGATCCCCGCATGGCTCAGCCATCTCGCCAATCTGGCGCGTCCCGCCTCTGAACTCGGCGGGCCGGATAATCTGATGGCCTGGTATCCGCTCTCCGACATCATGCTGCACCTGTGCGGTCTCGCCGCGGTCGTCATCATCGTCGCCGGCGCGGTCATGGGCTACGGCGCCGATCTCGTGGGCCAGGTCGTCGACGCCTACATCACAGCGGTGAACCAGCAGTCTCCCGATCTTCAACTCAATCCGGTTGCGATCGCGAAGATGAAGTCGCTGATGCTCTACATGATCCCGATCGCCTGGGGCATGATCTGGGTCATGATGCTGCTCGCCGCCTATTATGTCGCGACCCGCATCGTCGCGGCTTCGAGCCACAATCTTCGCCCACGCGAAGATATCCCCTCGGCGCTGCGCATGAACCGCAATGCGATCTTCGTCTTTCTCGTGGCGATCGTCGCCATCTTCTTCGGCGGTGTCCTCGGCCTCATTGCCGCCGCCGTGCTCGGTGCCTTCGGCGCGGGCTTCATCGTTTCCGGCTTTGCATCGCTGCATTACCGGACCCGCGGCAAGGATTGGCGCCTGCCGGTGCTGATCATCTGCTACCTGATGACCTTCCTGCTGACGCTGCCGCTCTTAATCATTCTCGTTCTCGGCCTCTACGATACCCGCAAGGCGATATCGCTCACCCCGAACAAGAATGCCGACACACCCAAACAAGACACGAAAATCTGA
- a CDS encoding MarR family transcriptional regulator, translated as MPGAPSRQELFDDLSAFNRKLRAAFDALVREHGMTLSRARVFRKLSRRDGINQRELADELELETPTLVRILDAMEAQNFIERRAAISDRRAKQIFMTESGKVVAAEVEALATSVRADILEGISDEDVGMALKVIRAMTANLQNIGKS; from the coding sequence ATGCCAGGTGCGCCATCAAGACAAGAACTCTTCGACGACCTTTCCGCGTTCAATCGCAAGCTGAGGGCAGCGTTTGACGCCCTCGTTCGCGAACACGGCATGACGCTCTCCCGCGCAAGGGTTTTTCGCAAACTCTCCCGCCGGGACGGGATCAACCAGAGGGAGCTTGCCGACGAGCTGGAGCTGGAAACGCCGACGCTCGTGCGCATCCTTGATGCCATGGAGGCGCAGAATTTCATCGAGCGCCGTGCTGCGATATCCGATCGCCGTGCCAAGCAGATTTTCATGACGGAATCCGGAAAAGTCGTCGCCGCCGAGGTCGAGGCTCTTGCCACCAGTGTACGCGCAGATATCTTGGAAGGGATTTCGGACGAGGATGTCGGCATGGCACTCAAGGTTATCCGCGCCATGACTGCCAATCTTCAGAATATCGGCAAATCATGA
- the rpsR gene encoding 30S ribosomal protein S18 — MSEVSSAPVRRPFHRRRKTCPFSGANAPRIDYKDVRLLQRYISERGKIVPSRITAVSQKKQRELAQAIKRARFLGLLPYVVA, encoded by the coding sequence ATGTCTGAAGTTTCCTCCGCACCGGTCCGCCGTCCGTTCCATCGCCGCCGCAAGACCTGCCCGTTCTCGGGCGCCAATGCGCCGCGCATCGACTACAAGGACGTCCGTCTCCTGCAGCGCTACATTTCCGAGCGCGGCAAGATCGTTCCGTCCCGCATCACGGCCGTTTCCCAGAAGAAGCAGCGCGAACTCGCCCAGGCGATCAAGCGCGCCCGTTTCCTCGGCCTGCTGCCCTACGTCGTCGCCTAA
- the rpsF gene encoding 30S ribosomal protein S6: protein MALYEHVFLARQDISAQQVDALVEQYKGVIEAHGGKVGRIENWGLKSLTYRIKKNRKAHYALMDIDAPAAAIQEMERQMRISEDVLRYMTIAVEKHEDGPSAMMQKRDRDDRPRRDGDRPERSFGDRGPRPDRGDREDRPRRPREDRV, encoded by the coding sequence ATGGCTCTTTACGAACATGTATTCCTTGCCCGGCAGGATATTTCCGCTCAGCAGGTCGACGCCCTCGTAGAACAGTACAAGGGTGTCATCGAAGCTCATGGCGGTAAAGTCGGGCGTATCGAAAACTGGGGCCTCAAGTCCCTCACCTACCGCATCAAGAAGAACCGCAAGGCTCACTACGCCCTGATGGACATCGATGCTCCGGCCGCTGCGATCCAGGAAATGGAACGCCAGATGCGCATCAGCGAAGACGTCCTGCGTTACATGACGATCGCTGTCGAGAAGCACGAAGACGGCCCGTCGGCCATGATGCAGAAGCGCGACCGTGACGACCGTCCGCGCCGCGATGGCGACCGTCCGGAGCGTAGCTTCGGCGATCGTGGTCCGCGCCCGGATCGTGGTGACCGCGAAGATCGTCCGCGCCGTCCGCGCGAAGACCGCGTATAA
- a CDS encoding N-acetyltransferase, which yields MIIRDEEPSDAPEINDLTVRAFKPMAFSDGSEAPIIRRLRQAGDLEVSLVAEENGAIIGHVAFSPVTINAVHGGWFGLGPIAVEPDRQRAGIGKSLVAKGIDALKQRGAAGVALIGNPKIYSRFGFESDGQLTYKDVEPRFVQRIVFFGPAPRGELRFADAFENP from the coding sequence ATAATTATTCGCGACGAAGAGCCGTCAGACGCGCCGGAAATCAACGACCTTACGGTAAGAGCCTTCAAGCCCATGGCCTTCAGCGATGGCAGCGAAGCGCCGATCATACGCCGGCTTCGACAGGCCGGCGACCTTGAAGTGTCGTTGGTCGCGGAGGAAAATGGCGCAATCATCGGACATGTTGCTTTCTCTCCGGTCACAATCAATGCTGTCCACGGTGGCTGGTTTGGACTTGGGCCTATTGCGGTAGAGCCGGACCGCCAGCGAGCGGGTATCGGCAAGTCCCTCGTCGCCAAGGGGATTGATGCCCTCAAGCAACGCGGCGCAGCCGGAGTAGCGCTCATCGGCAATCCGAAAATCTACAGCCGTTTTGGCTTCGAAAGCGATGGGCAGCTCACTTATAAGGACGTGGAGCCTCGCTTCGTTCAGAGGATCGTCTTTTTCGGCCCTGCTCCGAGGGGAGAGCTACGCTTCGCAGATGCGTTTGAAAATCCATAG
- a CDS encoding replicative DNA helicase, whose translation MNEAARKLAAIAPTDQHYREAPNNIEAEQALLGAILVNNDAYYRVSDFLKPIHLYEPLHRKIFEVAGDIIRMGKTAHPVTVKSFLPADEKVGDMTVAQYLARLAVEAVSIINAEDYGRAIYDLALRRALITIGEDMVNIAYDAPLDMPPQTQIEDTERRLFELAENGRYDGGFQSFNDAVALAIDMAAVAKERDGGLSGISTGIHSLDSKMGGLQRSDLIILAGRPGMGKTSLATNIAYNIAAAFEGEVQADGSTKAKNGGVVGFYSLEMSSEQLATRIISEQTEVSSSKIRRGDINDADFEKLVACSMMMQKVPLYIDQTGGISIAQLSARARRLKRQRGLDVLVVDYVQLMTGSGKSNENRVQEITQITTGLKALGKELNVPIIALSQLSRAVESRDDKRPQLSDLRESGSIEQDADVVLFVFREEYYVKNQEPRDPNDPKYGEWEALFDRVKGTADVIIAKQRHGPTGTVKLAFQSEFTRFADLADSSFIQYEEH comes from the coding sequence ATGAACGAAGCTGCGCGCAAGCTCGCCGCCATTGCTCCCACCGACCAGCACTATCGCGAAGCGCCCAATAACATCGAGGCGGAACAGGCTCTGCTCGGTGCCATCCTCGTCAATAACGATGCCTATTACCGCGTCTCCGACTTCCTGAAGCCGATTCATCTTTATGAGCCTCTGCACCGAAAGATCTTCGAAGTTGCAGGCGACATCATCCGCATGGGCAAGACGGCGCATCCGGTGACCGTCAAGAGCTTCCTGCCGGCGGACGAGAAGGTCGGCGACATGACGGTTGCGCAATATCTCGCCCGCCTCGCCGTCGAAGCCGTGTCGATCATCAATGCGGAAGACTACGGCCGCGCCATCTATGATCTGGCGCTGCGCCGCGCGCTGATCACCATCGGCGAGGATATGGTCAATATCGCCTATGACGCGCCGCTCGACATGCCGCCGCAGACACAGATCGAGGATACGGAGCGCCGGCTGTTCGAGCTTGCGGAAAACGGCCGCTACGACGGCGGTTTCCAGTCGTTCAACGATGCCGTGGCGCTTGCGATCGACATGGCAGCCGTGGCCAAGGAGCGCGATGGCGGCCTCTCGGGCATCTCCACCGGCATTCATTCGCTGGACAGCAAGATGGGCGGCCTACAGCGCTCCGACTTGATCATCCTTGCCGGTCGTCCCGGCATGGGCAAGACATCGCTTGCCACCAATATCGCCTATAACATCGCCGCGGCCTTCGAAGGCGAAGTGCAGGCAGACGGTTCGACCAAGGCGAAGAACGGCGGCGTCGTCGGCTTCTACTCGCTGGAAATGTCGTCGGAACAGCTCGCCACCCGTATCATCTCCGAGCAGACGGAAGTTTCCTCGTCGAAGATCCGCCGCGGCGACATCAACGATGCCGATTTCGAAAAGCTGGTGGCCTGCTCGATGATGATGCAGAAAGTGCCGCTCTATATCGACCAGACCGGCGGCATCTCCATCGCCCAGCTTTCCGCGCGTGCACGACGCCTGAAACGCCAGCGCGGTCTCGACGTTCTGGTGGTCGACTACGTGCAGCTTATGACCGGCTCGGGAAAGTCGAACGAGAATCGCGTACAGGAAATCACCCAGATCACCACCGGCTTGAAGGCGCTCGGCAAAGAATTGAACGTGCCGATCATCGCGCTCTCCCAGCTCTCGCGTGCGGTCGAAAGCCGCGACGACAAGCGGCCTCAGCTCTCCGACCTTCGTGAATCCGGCTCGATCGAGCAGGACGCTGACGTGGTACTCTTCGTGTTCCGTGAGGAATATTACGTGAAGAACCAGGAGCCGCGCGATCCGAACGATCCGAAATATGGGGAATGGGAAGCCCTGTTCGACCGCGTGAAGGGTACGGCCGACGTCATTATCGCCAAGCAGCGTCACGGGCCGACGGGCACGGTGAAGCTCGCCTTTCAGTCGGAATTCACCCGCTTTGCCGATCTCGCCGATTCCTCGTTCATCCAATATGAGGAACATTGA
- a CDS encoding HlyD family secretion protein gives MSRLVRSPIEVIAVLAGVGGVMLVLYAWHLPPFKTSVETTDDAYVKGYVTTISPQVSGYITDVPIKDYKLVKEGDVLAQIDNRIYKQKVAQAHATLDGQKAALANSQQQEQAAKAGIVSSQAQIDSANAALKRAQLAADRVTTLVSRGVSTTSDSEQAQATLQQAEASVNQAKAALDVSQQNLTTIIVNRASLEAGVSGAEAAVQLADIDLDNTTIRAPQDGRVGEVGVRLGQYVTPGTQLMNLVPKDVWVIANFKETQLDGMKLDQPATISVDALGHREIKGRIQRFSPAAGSEFAVIKPDNATGNFTKVAQRLGVRVKIEDGQPLADQLAPGMSVVVSIDKDSAALPEPKTGD, from the coding sequence ATGTCGAGGCTCGTTCGCTCCCCAATCGAAGTCATCGCCGTTCTCGCCGGTGTCGGCGGCGTCATGCTGGTGCTCTATGCATGGCATCTGCCGCCGTTCAAAACCTCGGTCGAGACCACAGACGACGCCTATGTCAAAGGCTATGTCACGACCATCAGCCCGCAGGTCAGCGGCTATATCACCGACGTGCCGATCAAGGACTACAAGCTCGTGAAGGAGGGCGATGTGCTCGCCCAGATCGATAACCGCATCTACAAACAGAAGGTGGCGCAGGCGCACGCCACGCTGGATGGACAGAAGGCGGCGCTCGCCAATTCGCAGCAGCAGGAGCAGGCCGCGAAGGCCGGCATCGTCTCTAGTCAGGCGCAGATCGATAGCGCCAACGCGGCGCTGAAACGTGCCCAGCTTGCCGCCGATCGCGTAACCACGCTGGTTTCCAGGGGCGTGTCGACGACGAGCGATTCCGAACAGGCGCAGGCGACGCTGCAGCAGGCAGAGGCATCGGTCAATCAAGCGAAGGCGGCACTTGACGTCTCGCAGCAGAACCTGACGACGATCATCGTCAACCGTGCTTCGCTGGAGGCTGGCGTCAGCGGTGCGGAGGCTGCCGTGCAGCTTGCCGATATCGATCTCGACAATACGACGATCAGGGCGCCGCAGGACGGTCGTGTCGGGGAAGTCGGTGTGCGCCTCGGCCAATATGTGACGCCCGGCACGCAGCTGATGAACCTGGTCCCAAAAGACGTCTGGGTCATCGCCAATTTCAAGGAAACGCAACTTGACGGCATGAAGCTCGATCAGCCCGCGACGATCTCCGTGGATGCGCTCGGGCATCGCGAGATCAAGGGCCGCATCCAGCGTTTCTCTCCAGCTGCGGGCTCGGAATTTGCCGTGATCAAACCCGACAACGCCACAGGCAATTTCACCAAGGTCGCCCAGCGTCTCGGCGTCAGGGTCAAGATCGAGGATGGGCAGCCTCTGGCGGATCAGTTGGCGCCCGGCATGTCCGTCGTCGTTTCGATCGACAAGGATTCGGCTGCATTGCCGGAGCCCAAGACCGGTGACTGA